In a single window of the Luteibacter rhizovicinus DSM 16549 genome:
- the cysK gene encoding cysteine synthase A: MIYDSILDTIGRTPIVRLHRVAPAHATLYAKVESFNPGGSVKDRLAIAVILDAEQKGLLKPGDTVIEATSGNTGVALAMVCAAKGYKFVATMADSFSVERRKLMRAYGARVILTPAAERGSGMVRRAEELAAKHGWFLPRQFANPANPAYHRSTTAAEILQDFAGRRLDAFVTGWGTGGTLTGVGEMLKLARPEVKIVVSEPTAAPLLADKPWSPHKIQGWTPDFVPEVLNRNVFDVDLPVDEVVARDTARRLAKEEGLFVGVSAGATVAAALAFADSAPKDSVILAMLPDTGERYLSTFLFEGVEEGSDTEWLESLG; the protein is encoded by the coding sequence ATGATCTACGACAGCATTCTCGACACGATCGGCCGCACCCCCATCGTCCGCCTGCACCGCGTCGCGCCCGCGCACGCCACCCTCTACGCCAAGGTCGAATCGTTCAATCCGGGCGGCTCGGTGAAAGATCGCCTGGCCATCGCCGTGATCCTCGACGCCGAGCAGAAAGGCCTGCTCAAGCCGGGCGACACGGTCATCGAGGCCACCTCCGGAAACACCGGGGTCGCGCTGGCCATGGTCTGCGCCGCGAAGGGCTACAAGTTCGTCGCGACCATGGCCGACAGTTTCTCGGTCGAACGCCGCAAGTTGATGCGTGCTTACGGTGCCCGCGTCATTCTCACGCCGGCTGCCGAACGAGGCAGTGGCATGGTTCGACGTGCCGAGGAACTGGCGGCGAAGCACGGCTGGTTCCTGCCGCGGCAATTTGCCAACCCGGCCAATCCCGCCTACCACCGCAGCACCACGGCGGCGGAGATCCTGCAGGACTTCGCCGGTCGCCGTCTCGATGCCTTCGTCACGGGCTGGGGCACCGGCGGCACGCTGACGGGCGTCGGCGAGATGCTCAAGCTGGCCCGTCCCGAGGTGAAGATCGTCGTGTCCGAACCGACGGCCGCGCCGCTGCTGGCGGACAAGCCGTGGTCGCCCCACAAGATCCAGGGCTGGACGCCGGACTTCGTGCCCGAGGTACTCAACCGGAACGTCTTCGACGTCGACCTGCCGGTGGACGAGGTCGTCGCCCGCGATACCGCACGCCGGTTGGCCAAGGAAGAGGGGCTGTTCGTCGGCGTCTCGGCCGGAGCGACGGTGGCAGCGGCGCTGGCCTTCGCCGACAGCGCCCCGAAGGACAGCGTGATCCTGGCCATGCTGCCCGATACGGGCGAGCGCTACCTGTCCACGTTCCTGTTCGAAGGCGTCGAGGAAGGGTCCGATACCGAATGGCTCGAAAGCCTCGGGTGA
- a CDS encoding AAA family ATPase gives MFDFRSLEVVHWDYWQRFILPLDTNIVTVVGPNGSGKTTLLDALRTLLTIDCAGNRDYKSYLRHNGKPFAWLRARVGNTPGPSGERPFFPLMDREVTLACRIQKKGGEWTRQYAVMGGDVSVEEIEARNEFLGLREYRVRLEGAGLSQAIRRVLTLEQGATDKLCQMPPKALLDLVFDVFGDKAVLDDYQRARNEQNEADREQHGLEHQLSLIGVSLQEAEARARSFQEWNALKTERVDLVADILPRTELAELGAGIRGARPPLTGVKRRVGELEARDGELTRQLGEFDAGGETLRSEQHEADLARQQTQKSLDAARAALAQNDLLIKQELRLREMVAAQGGADHERLADVARDARARVNALQGEETVLRQQLATLTSQLAAWRSGRRYTPDFEADFRRALEAAGIRHSMLSEIVEIVEPRWQPAVEAVLAGYRHVVLLDDPRDREKAWKLGEQHRYKHFVVADRAPAETATHGSLLEVVEFSAAAPDWLLRNLDRIRRVEDIADGSKFGREQDWITPQGYFRERRGGRHLGVDDMVFGAAARDRQLRDGEAKLRDIEGRLRDIASERKDSLARATDAEGVLRGASASSQLADRADEFSEAHEQQARLREDVQRTADSHVAAENHYEAVREKRLKTSNARDNAAREQRVVQNQLADAVRQHHQLRNDQIDRLKAFRAKRAHVGLAMRSRAAMAALRERYESPSSVRREIERIERRLDEGHWEQDASVVALREKLWTDHDGLKLDLEKRRIHLERASRITHEARGAYIQVLRNTVRRYAKNLKVLAELAGIGVDVDLPELSNDDLALASAALNVRFEFDKKGWIGMDDGEASGGQQVMKSLLLLVALMRDEDRPGGFVFIDEPFAHLDIFNIDKVGAFLKSTRAQYILTTPATHNVNVFQPSDLTLVTSKRRPGATWAQPLAVLRRRATAAA, from the coding sequence ATGTTTGATTTCCGCAGCCTCGAAGTCGTCCACTGGGATTACTGGCAGCGCTTCATCCTGCCGCTGGACACCAACATCGTCACCGTCGTCGGACCGAACGGCTCGGGCAAGACGACCCTGCTCGACGCCTTGCGCACCCTGCTCACCATCGACTGCGCCGGCAACCGCGACTACAAGAGCTACCTCCGCCACAACGGCAAGCCCTTCGCCTGGCTGCGCGCCCGCGTGGGCAACACGCCTGGACCGAGCGGTGAACGCCCGTTCTTCCCGCTGATGGATCGCGAGGTCACCCTCGCCTGCCGCATCCAGAAGAAAGGTGGCGAATGGACGCGACAGTACGCCGTGATGGGCGGCGACGTCAGCGTGGAAGAGATCGAGGCACGTAACGAGTTCCTCGGCCTGCGCGAGTATCGCGTGCGCCTGGAAGGCGCGGGGCTGTCGCAAGCGATACGTCGTGTGCTGACCCTCGAACAGGGCGCCACGGACAAGCTCTGCCAGATGCCGCCCAAGGCCCTGCTCGATTTGGTCTTCGATGTCTTCGGCGACAAGGCCGTGCTCGACGACTACCAGCGCGCCCGCAACGAACAGAACGAAGCCGATCGCGAGCAGCACGGCCTCGAGCACCAGCTCTCCCTGATCGGTGTGAGCCTGCAGGAAGCCGAGGCGCGCGCGCGATCGTTCCAGGAATGGAATGCGCTGAAGACCGAGCGTGTCGACCTCGTCGCCGACATCCTGCCACGCACGGAACTCGCCGAACTCGGCGCAGGTATCCGTGGCGCGCGTCCCCCGCTCACCGGTGTGAAGCGCCGCGTCGGCGAACTCGAGGCGCGGGATGGCGAGCTCACGCGCCAGCTCGGTGAATTCGATGCCGGCGGCGAGACATTGCGCAGCGAACAGCACGAAGCCGACCTTGCCCGTCAACAGACGCAGAAAAGCCTGGACGCCGCGCGTGCCGCGCTCGCGCAGAACGACTTGCTCATCAAGCAGGAGTTGCGTCTGCGCGAGATGGTCGCGGCGCAGGGCGGTGCCGATCACGAGCGCCTCGCCGACGTGGCGCGAGACGCCCGCGCACGGGTCAATGCACTGCAGGGCGAAGAAACCGTACTCCGCCAGCAGCTGGCGACGCTGACCAGCCAACTCGCCGCGTGGCGTAGCGGGCGCCGTTACACGCCCGACTTCGAGGCCGACTTCCGCCGTGCGCTGGAAGCCGCCGGCATCCGCCACAGCATGCTCAGCGAGATCGTCGAGATCGTCGAACCGCGCTGGCAGCCCGCTGTCGAAGCCGTGCTGGCGGGTTACCGCCACGTCGTCCTGCTCGACGATCCGCGTGACCGCGAAAAGGCCTGGAAACTCGGCGAGCAGCATCGCTACAAGCACTTCGTCGTCGCCGATCGCGCCCCCGCGGAGACCGCCACGCACGGATCCCTCCTTGAAGTGGTCGAATTCTCGGCGGCCGCACCGGACTGGCTGCTGCGCAATCTCGACCGTATCCGTCGTGTCGAGGACATTGCCGATGGTTCGAAGTTTGGCCGCGAGCAGGACTGGATCACGCCGCAGGGTTACTTCCGCGAACGACGCGGCGGCCGTCATCTGGGCGTCGACGACATGGTTTTCGGTGCCGCGGCCCGCGATCGCCAGCTGCGCGATGGCGAGGCGAAGCTGCGTGACATCGAAGGCCGTCTTCGCGACATCGCCAGCGAGCGGAAGGATTCACTGGCTCGCGCAACCGACGCCGAGGGCGTGCTTCGCGGTGCCAGCGCCAGCAGCCAGCTTGCCGATCGTGCCGACGAGTTCAGCGAGGCCCACGAGCAGCAGGCCCGGTTGCGCGAGGACGTGCAACGCACCGCGGATAGCCACGTCGCCGCCGAGAATCACTACGAAGCCGTGCGCGAAAAGCGCCTGAAGACGTCGAACGCCCGCGACAATGCCGCACGTGAACAGCGTGTCGTGCAGAACCAGCTCGCCGACGCCGTGCGCCAGCATCATCAGCTGCGCAACGACCAGATCGATCGACTCAAGGCCTTCCGTGCGAAGCGCGCCCATGTCGGTCTGGCCATGCGCAGCCGCGCCGCGATGGCCGCACTGCGTGAGCGCTACGAATCGCCCTCTTCCGTTCGCCGGGAGATCGAACGCATCGAGCGTCGCCTCGACGAAGGCCACTGGGAACAGGACGCCAGCGTGGTCGCGCTTCGCGAAAAGCTGTGGACCGACCACGACGGCCTCAAGCTCGATCTCGAAAAGCGCCGCATTCACCTGGAGCGCGCCTCGCGCATCACCCATGAGGCACGAGGTGCGTACATCCAGGTCCTGCGCAACACCGTTCGCCGCTACGCCAAGAACCTCAAGGTGCTCGCCGAACTGGCAGGCATCGGTGTCGACGTCGACCTGCCCGAGCTGAGCAACGACGACCTCGCACTCGCCTCCGCCGCCTTGAACGTGCGCTTCGAGTTCGACAAGAAGGGCTGGATCGGCATGGACGATGGCGAGGCATCCGGCGGCCAGCAGGTGATGAAGTCGTTGCTTCTGCTGGTGGCCCTGATGCGCGACGAAGATCGGCCCGGAGGTTTCGTCTTCATCGACGAGCCCTTCGCGCATCTGGATATCTTCAATATCGACAAGGTCGGCGCCTTCCTCAAGTCGACGCGCGCCCAGTACATCCTGACGACGCCGGCGACGCACAACGTGAACGTGTTCCAGCCCTCGGACCTGACGCTGGTGACGAGCAAGCGACGGCCGGGAGCGACCTGGGCACAGCCGTTGGCGGTATTGCGGCGACGCGCGACAGCCGCCGCCTGA
- a CDS encoding alpha/beta fold hydrolase has translation MNASAPALPIVQYRSQPVGDVDVFYREAGPADAPVILLLHGFPTSGHMFRDLIPLLADRYRVIAPDLPGYGQTKAPKRGDFDYTFDNLAKVIGGFVDAIGLTSYALYIFDYGAPTGLRVALAHPERVTAIITQNGNAYLDGFSPAWESWQRYWREPTQENREATRDALAPETIRDIQYGTGTDLSRLSPDGYTLDIAYMSRPGADEIQLDLVLDYRSNVASYPAFQAYFREHQPPLLAVWGKHDPFFIPPGAEAYKRDLPEAEVHFLDTGHFALETHANEIAGYIRDFLGRKLKA, from the coding sequence ATGAACGCTTCCGCTCCCGCGCTTCCGATCGTCCAGTACCGCAGCCAGCCCGTCGGCGATGTCGATGTCTTCTACCGCGAGGCCGGCCCGGCCGATGCCCCGGTGATCCTGCTCCTGCACGGATTCCCGACCTCTGGCCACATGTTCCGCGACCTGATCCCGCTGCTGGCCGACCGCTATCGCGTGATCGCTCCGGACCTGCCGGGCTATGGACAGACGAAGGCGCCGAAGCGGGGCGATTTCGACTACACCTTCGACAACCTGGCCAAGGTCATCGGCGGCTTCGTCGATGCCATCGGGCTGACCAGTTACGCGCTCTATATCTTCGACTACGGCGCACCGACCGGCCTGCGCGTGGCGCTCGCCCACCCGGAACGGGTCACGGCGATCATTACGCAGAACGGCAATGCCTACCTCGACGGTTTCAGTCCGGCATGGGAGTCCTGGCAGCGCTACTGGCGTGAACCCACACAGGAAAATCGCGAGGCCACCCGCGACGCGCTTGCGCCGGAAACCATCCGTGACATTCAGTACGGCACCGGCACGGACCTGAGTCGCTTGTCGCCGGACGGGTACACGCTGGATATCGCGTACATGAGCCGCCCGGGGGCGGACGAGATCCAGCTCGATCTCGTGCTGGATTACCGCAGCAACGTCGCCAGCTACCCGGCATTCCAGGCGTACTTTCGCGAGCATCAGCCGCCGCTTCTGGCGGTCTGGGGCAAGCACGATCCGTTCTTCATTCCGCCCGGTGCCGAAGCCTATAAGCGTGACCTGCCCGAGGCCGAGGTGCACTTCCTCGATACGGGTCACTTTGCCCTGGAGACGCATGCGAACGAGATCGCCGGTTATATCCGCGACTTCCTCGGCCGCAAGCTGAAAGCTTGA
- the folE gene encoding GTP cyclohydrolase I FolE: MSDDATSRPVTREQAEEAVRTLLLWSGEDPTREGLLDTPKRVVKAYSDWFKGYDEDPAEYLRRTFKEVEGYDEMIVLRDIEFESHCEHHMAPIIGRAHVGYVPTDRVVGISKLARVVDGFARRFQVQEKLTAQIAHCIEDTLRPRGVGVVIDASHECMTTRGVHKRGVSMVTSQMLGSFREDPRTRGEFLRFVGVDRR; this comes from the coding sequence ATGAGCGACGACGCCACGTCCCGCCCGGTCACCCGCGAACAGGCCGAAGAGGCGGTGCGCACGCTGCTGCTATGGTCGGGTGAGGATCCGACTCGCGAGGGCCTGCTGGACACGCCCAAGCGCGTGGTCAAGGCCTACTCGGACTGGTTCAAGGGCTACGACGAGGATCCCGCCGAATACCTTCGCCGCACCTTCAAGGAAGTGGAAGGCTACGACGAGATGATCGTGCTGCGCGACATCGAGTTCGAAAGCCACTGCGAACACCACATGGCACCGATCATCGGTCGCGCGCATGTCGGCTACGTGCCGACCGATCGCGTCGTCGGCATCAGCAAGCTGGCGCGCGTCGTGGACGGTTTCGCCCGCCGCTTCCAGGTCCAGGAAAAGCTCACCGCGCAGATCGCCCACTGCATCGAAGACACCTTGCGCCCGCGCGGCGTCGGTGTGGTGATCGATGCCAGCCATGAGTGCATGACCACCCGTGGCGTGCACAAGCGCGGCGTGTCCATGGTGACCAGCCAGATGCTCGGCAGCTTCCGCGAAGATCCCCGCACACGAGGCGAGTTCCTTCGCTTCGTCGGCGTCGACCGTCGCTGA